One window from the genome of Marinobacter sp. LV10R510-11A encodes:
- a CDS encoding carbon-nitrogen hydrolase, whose protein sequence is MSQNPDKRQASDQLAVAAIQQACSKDKAASLATTEMLVREANAGGAQLIILQELHATHYFCQTVDTRTFDLAEPIPGPTSERLSNLARELNIVIVGSIFERRMNGVYHNTAVVIESDGSIAGLYRKMHIPDDPGFYEKFYFTPGDAQFNDGRNGFSPIETSVGKLGVLVCWDQWYPEAARLMALAGAEILIYPTAIGWDTTDDPDEQARQLDAWVTVQRGHAIANNLPVVAPNRVGTEPDPSEQSNGIHFWGNSFICGPQGEILARADDTAECILSVSIDRGRSESIRRIWPYFRDRRIDAYGDILKRVRD, encoded by the coding sequence ATGAGCCAAAACCCAGACAAACGCCAAGCCTCCGACCAGCTCGCAGTCGCCGCTATTCAGCAGGCTTGCAGTAAGGATAAGGCCGCCAGCCTTGCAACCACCGAAATGCTGGTTCGCGAAGCCAACGCAGGCGGAGCTCAACTGATCATCCTGCAAGAACTTCACGCTACCCATTACTTTTGCCAAACCGTAGACACCCGTACCTTCGACCTGGCGGAGCCTATTCCTGGCCCCACCAGTGAACGACTTTCCAACCTAGCTCGGGAGCTAAACATCGTTATCGTTGGCTCCATTTTCGAGCGACGTATGAACGGCGTTTATCACAACACCGCCGTGGTTATTGAAAGCGACGGCTCCATTGCTGGCCTGTACCGAAAAATGCACATTCCAGACGATCCGGGTTTCTACGAAAAGTTTTATTTCACCCCCGGTGATGCCCAGTTCAACGATGGTCGGAACGGGTTCTCCCCCATCGAAACCTCGGTGGGCAAACTGGGTGTTCTCGTATGCTGGGACCAATGGTACCCAGAAGCCGCCCGCTTGATGGCCTTAGCTGGTGCCGAGATACTTATCTACCCCACCGCCATCGGCTGGGACACCACAGATGACCCAGACGAGCAGGCCCGCCAGCTAGATGCCTGGGTGACGGTTCAGCGTGGCCACGCCATAGCTAACAACCTGCCGGTGGTGGCACCCAACCGAGTAGGCACAGAGCCAGATCCCTCTGAGCAATCCAATGGCATCCATTTCTGGGGCAACAGCTTTATCTGCGGCCCACAGGGTGAAATTTTGGCCCGGGCAGACGATACCGCCGAGTGTATCCTGAGCGTTTCAATCGATCGCGGTCGCAGTGAATCGATTCGCCGCATTTGGCCGTATTTCAGAGACCGACGCATAGACGCTTATGGCGACATTCTTAAAAGAGTGAGGGACTGA
- a CDS encoding agmatine/peptidylarginine deiminase, translated as MTFRRVLPAEWAPQSAVVLTWPHPGTDWAAIIDEVEPVFLEIARSILRFEHLVISCEHVIRLQDLERELNAWANQQGLPGRVHAVPAPANDTWTRDHGPITVFTDEGPTLLDFRFNAWGGKFAWEKDDALNRHLANYGVFGTTPMQAVDFVLEGGSIESDGEGTLLATSECLLTPTRNASMDRGAIEQLLSEMLGTDRILWLNHGYLEGDDTDSHIDTLARFCAPGHICYVACPDVADEHYSALAAMEHDLKEFRQRDGSPYKLTALPWPNPVFGDEGEQLPATYANFLIINSAVLLPIYGVPQDDEAIRIISEIFADREIIPVNCRALVKQHGSLHCVTMQIPEGVVTP; from the coding sequence GTGACATTCCGACGCGTGTTACCAGCTGAATGGGCACCCCAAAGCGCCGTTGTACTTACCTGGCCCCATCCAGGTACAGACTGGGCAGCGATTATTGACGAGGTAGAGCCGGTATTTCTTGAAATCGCCCGCTCGATTCTCCGATTTGAACATCTGGTTATCAGCTGTGAACACGTGATTCGGTTGCAGGATCTTGAGCGCGAGCTTAATGCTTGGGCCAACCAACAGGGCCTACCAGGACGCGTACATGCAGTGCCTGCACCGGCAAACGATACCTGGACCCGCGACCACGGCCCGATTACCGTGTTCACCGATGAAGGGCCCACGCTACTGGATTTTCGTTTTAACGCCTGGGGCGGAAAATTCGCCTGGGAAAAAGACGACGCGCTAAACCGCCATCTCGCCAACTACGGCGTATTCGGAACCACCCCGATGCAGGCGGTGGACTTTGTACTGGAAGGCGGCTCCATTGAATCCGATGGTGAAGGTACGTTACTTGCGACCAGCGAGTGCCTTCTAACTCCAACCCGCAATGCGTCCATGGATCGCGGTGCCATAGAGCAGCTGCTATCTGAAATGCTCGGCACAGACCGCATTCTCTGGCTTAACCACGGCTATCTGGAGGGGGATGACACCGACAGCCACATTGATACACTGGCTCGGTTTTGCGCCCCGGGTCATATCTGCTATGTGGCCTGCCCAGATGTGGCAGATGAACACTACAGCGCGCTAGCCGCCATGGAACACGACCTTAAGGAGTTCCGCCAGCGGGACGGCTCGCCCTACAAGTTAACTGCACTGCCGTGGCCAAACCCGGTATTCGGCGACGAGGGCGAGCAGCTTCCGGCCACCTACGCTAATTTCCTGATCATCAATAGCGCCGTACTGTTGCCGATTTATGGCGTACCTCAAGATGATGAAGCTATTCGCATTATTAGCGAGATTTTCGCGGATCGGGAGATTATACCCGTCAACTGCCGGGCACTGGTAAAGCAACACGGCAGCCTGCACTGCGTTACCATGCAGATTCCTGAAGGAGTCGTCACGCCATGA
- a CDS encoding PilZ domain-containing protein: protein MQTRDTPPESADHLPERREFFRIEDRIGLDIRKLPPVGGLDENLFNDDHLETLKTDFRRLDQDIKSQLASLADHDRLLTSVVKSLNGKLDSLARIMAFQQNPLQPDDWQDVTLSEGGLAFSASLQAWQTGDRLAIRMTLPPELFQPQAVAQVLDIQADETGGVRVHTGFIRIQDGDRQQIARHVMRWQIRQRQNE, encoded by the coding sequence ATGCAGACCCGAGACACACCGCCCGAATCGGCAGATCACCTACCTGAACGCCGGGAGTTTTTCCGCATCGAAGACCGGATTGGCCTAGACATTCGTAAGCTGCCGCCTGTCGGCGGGCTCGACGAGAATCTTTTTAACGACGATCACCTAGAGACCCTGAAAACGGATTTCAGGCGCCTGGATCAAGACATCAAATCGCAGCTCGCCAGTCTTGCCGATCACGACCGCCTGCTTACTAGCGTGGTAAAGTCCTTAAACGGCAAGCTAGACTCGCTTGCGCGCATTATGGCCTTTCAGCAAAATCCCTTGCAACCGGACGACTGGCAAGACGTAACTCTTAGCGAAGGCGGCCTAGCCTTTTCCGCGAGCCTACAAGCATGGCAGACTGGCGACAGGCTTGCTATCCGCATGACCCTGCCACCAGAACTTTTCCAGCCCCAGGCAGTTGCACAGGTGCTGGATATACAAGCTGACGAAACAGGCGGAGTAAGGGTTCATACCGGTTTTATCCGCATACAGGATGGCGACCGTCAGCAAATCGCCCGGCATGTGATGCGGTGGCAGATTCGCCAGCGGCAAAACGAGTAG
- a CDS encoding lipoprotein-releasing ABC transporter permease subunit gives MFRPLSFYIGLRYTAAKRRNHFISFISLTSMIGLMLGVAVLIIVLSVMNGFDRELKQRILGMVPHAIIQGSGPLDDWEAVDAQVQKHPRVLAAAPFIQGQAMVTGGGDVRGVMLNGILPEEERSVSIIENHMIEGKLDDLVSGEFGIIVGRTMASSLRLQLGDKVTVVLPEASVTPAGVLPRLKRFTVKGVFSVGAELDGNYTLIHMDDASKLMRTGGKAQGVRLLVDDLFAAPKVAQEAAEGLSGRYYISDWTSTHGNLFQAIRMEKTMIGLLLMFIVAVAAFNIVSTLVMVVTDKTADIAILRTMGATPGRIMRIFIVQGAVIGVFGTLIGTALGVLGALNISAFISWLEGALGQKFLSADVYFISYLPSQLQWQDVAIISGAGLAMSLLATIYPAWRASRVDPAEALRYE, from the coding sequence ATGTTCAGACCCTTATCGTTTTATATCGGCCTGCGGTATACCGCAGCCAAAAGGCGCAATCACTTTATATCGTTTATTTCTCTCACGTCCATGATTGGGCTGATGCTTGGCGTTGCAGTGCTGATTATTGTGCTGTCCGTCATGAACGGTTTTGACCGTGAGCTTAAGCAGAGAATCCTCGGCATGGTGCCCCATGCCATTATCCAGGGCAGCGGGCCGCTGGATGACTGGGAGGCTGTGGATGCTCAGGTACAGAAGCACCCTAGGGTGCTGGCTGCCGCTCCGTTTATTCAGGGGCAGGCCATGGTCACCGGCGGTGGTGATGTGCGGGGCGTTATGCTCAACGGCATACTGCCTGAGGAGGAACGTTCGGTTTCGATCATTGAAAATCACATGATTGAAGGCAAGTTGGACGATCTGGTCTCGGGTGAGTTCGGCATCATCGTGGGCCGAACCATGGCCTCTAGCCTGCGCTTGCAGTTGGGGGACAAAGTAACCGTGGTGTTGCCTGAAGCCTCTGTCACCCCCGCCGGGGTGTTGCCGCGTCTCAAGCGCTTTACGGTAAAAGGCGTGTTCAGCGTTGGCGCCGAGCTGGACGGTAATTACACTCTCATTCACATGGATGACGCCTCCAAACTGATGCGCACCGGCGGTAAGGCTCAAGGGGTGCGGCTGCTGGTTGACGATCTGTTTGCGGCCCCTAAGGTTGCACAGGAGGCTGCGGAAGGCTTGTCCGGCCGTTACTATATTTCGGATTGGACTAGCACCCACGGCAACTTGTTTCAGGCAATCCGTATGGAAAAAACCATGATCGGACTGCTGCTGATGTTTATTGTGGCGGTCGCCGCTTTCAACATTGTGTCCACTCTTGTGATGGTGGTGACGGATAAAACAGCAGATATCGCGATTCTGCGTACCATGGGGGCAACACCCGGACGCATCATGAGAATTTTCATCGTCCAGGGGGCTGTTATCGGGGTTTTCGGAACTCTGATTGGCACAGCCCTTGGCGTTTTGGGTGCGCTCAATATCAGTGCATTTATTTCTTGGCTGGAGGGCGCGCTCGGGCAAAAGTTCTTGAGTGCAGATGTGTATTTTATTAGCTATCTACCCTCCCAGTTGCAGTGGCAAGACGTAGCCATAATCAGCGGCGCAGGCCTTGCCATGAGTTTGCTGGCGACTATCTATCCGGCGTGGAGAGCGTCACGAGTGGATCCAGCGGAGGCTCTTCGTTATGAATAA
- the lolD gene encoding lipoprotein-releasing ABC transporter ATP-binding protein LolD, with product MNKESSAMKDVPLVIDCRQVTRTYTQGPEKLTIFSDISLEVTAGETVAIVGSSGAGKTTLLNLLGGLDKPSTGQISICGKDIHRLSEAGRAHFRNRHLGFVYQFHHLLPEFTALENVMMPCALGGMSIGDANERAQSILQRVGLAERLAHKPSELSGGERQRVAIARALVNEPDCVLMDEPTGNLDEHTGEGVRALIESLRDQFGISFVVVTHDMKMARSLGRVLRLEQGRLVQEA from the coding sequence ATGAATAAGGAAAGTAGTGCCATGAAGGATGTTCCTCTGGTGATCGATTGCCGTCAGGTTACCCGGACCTACACTCAGGGGCCGGAAAAACTGACCATCTTCTCTGATATCTCGCTGGAAGTTACGGCGGGCGAAACTGTGGCCATTGTGGGCAGCAGTGGCGCAGGTAAAACAACACTGCTGAATCTTCTTGGTGGGCTGGACAAGCCGTCTACGGGGCAGATTTCGATATGTGGCAAGGATATCCATCGTTTATCTGAGGCGGGTCGTGCGCACTTTCGCAATCGCCATCTGGGCTTTGTTTACCAGTTTCACCACCTATTGCCAGAATTTACCGCGCTTGAGAATGTCATGATGCCTTGCGCTCTCGGTGGCATGTCGATTGGTGATGCGAACGAGCGAGCACAGTCGATTTTGCAGCGAGTAGGGCTTGCTGAGCGCCTGGCTCATAAGCCTAGCGAGCTATCCGGCGGTGAGCGTCAGCGAGTCGCTATTGCTCGTGCGCTGGTTAATGAGCCTGATTGTGTATTGATGGATGAACCCACTGGCAACCTTGATGAACATACGGGTGAGGGTGTTCGCGCGCTTATCGAGTCTTTGCGGGATCAGTTTGGGATTTCGTTTGTTGTGGTTACACACGACATGAAGATGGCACGGAGTCTTGGGCGAGTACTGAGGCTAGAGCAAGGCCGGCTAGTTCAGGAGGCCTGA
- a CDS encoding DUF2062 domain-containing protein — MPKKFIKRYLPSPAKVQAMKSLGFLGDILNEPNLWHINRHSVARAFLIGVFFCFIPMPFQMIAAAFFAIWFNANLPLSVALVWISNPITMPPMFYFNYKVGAWALNRPVLDFDFQLSLPWISERLLDIGIPLYLGSLIIATISACAAYLVIQFLWRRKIRSEWQTRRRARKELRRARHDQAS; from the coding sequence ATGCCAAAGAAGTTCATAAAACGCTATCTGCCATCACCTGCAAAGGTGCAAGCGATGAAATCGCTTGGTTTTCTTGGCGATATCTTAAATGAACCAAACCTATGGCACATCAATCGTCACAGTGTTGCCCGTGCGTTCCTGATCGGTGTGTTTTTCTGTTTTATCCCCATGCCATTCCAGATGATTGCTGCAGCGTTCTTTGCCATCTGGTTTAACGCCAACCTGCCCTTGTCTGTGGCGCTGGTATGGATCAGCAATCCGATCACCATGCCGCCCATGTTTTACTTCAACTACAAGGTGGGTGCCTGGGCACTCAACCGGCCGGTTCTAGACTTCGACTTTCAGCTTTCGTTGCCGTGGATCAGTGAGCGCCTGCTGGATATCGGCATTCCGCTTTATCTTGGCTCCTTGATCATTGCTACCATCTCGGCCTGCGCGGCTTACTTAGTCATTCAGTTTCTGTGGCGCCGGAAAATCCGCTCAGAGTGGCAAACGCGCCGCCGAGCCCGCAAAGAACTCCGGCGCGCCCGCCACGATCAGGCCTCCTGA
- a CDS encoding DNA internalization-related competence protein ComEC/Rec2: MQFTVLGIFAFSCGVILLYRLAVLPPPVLLLGATLPALFWFLPIRQLFSAAFWSIAIGFSLGVFWAGLSAHERLEERLPAGLEGEKVHVSGYVCDLPVAGSFDSIRFSFCVTRWYGNSLIPEANTSLPKKLRLAWYGQPEGLLPGHRLRLEVVLKRPHGTLNPAGFRYEDWLFRKGYRATGSVRSAVPDPSIFCTPACQYHRIHAQLANWVDEQFADARHHPLIASLLIGNRGYLSTEHWDVFKATGTIHLVAISGLHLGLVALGAGFVARRLLLTVSSYRLSERSVRVAVFFVVLLCCLLYALAAGFTVPTRRALIMVAVGSWFLLKARQVSVWHSLVIALGLVLLLDPLAPLDQGFWLSFGAVSMLICVFAGRLGGTGWLAGLLLAQGAVFAGLWPILELVGQGQPVAGLLANIFAIPWVSLVVMPALIVGALLVALFPALSGLVVPLLDAVLGWMWGFLSWVASMSWPSLDGSAPEIAGFAVLMLLIATIPIRAFRVAGIALVLAWATAASLPGESENPRLVGPEVRVWDVGQGLSALVRAGDEVLLYDTGPEVKGVFSSVESVLLPNLRALGISRIDTLVISHADSDHSGGIDLLLREFDVGRILTGEPDAIRKKLEQGSKVSIQSCAGEGMLGGELSLHFWQAKGGFEGNDASCVLSIRHEPAAMEWIFPGDISARIESRYLKEFASQLPSSKPYERVVIAPHHGSKTSSSEAWVSGLSPNLVIYTAGYRHRYGHPHKDVTARYQRVGAEALSTACSGGVVMTLAADGALTTQEARHNAPFWISGPGLTRDHCKIP, from the coding sequence GTGCAATTCACAGTACTTGGCATCTTCGCATTTTCCTGCGGCGTCATCTTACTTTATAGGCTAGCGGTGTTGCCACCTCCAGTGTTGCTGCTCGGGGCCACACTTCCAGCTTTATTTTGGTTTTTGCCGATACGCCAGCTATTTTCAGCAGCTTTTTGGTCTATTGCGATCGGTTTTTCATTGGGTGTTTTTTGGGCAGGGCTTTCGGCTCATGAACGCCTTGAGGAGCGGCTTCCCGCTGGTCTAGAAGGTGAAAAAGTTCATGTTTCCGGATATGTCTGTGACCTCCCGGTTGCTGGCAGTTTTGACAGCATCCGTTTCAGCTTCTGTGTAACCCGCTGGTACGGGAATTCCCTGATCCCGGAGGCCAATACCTCTCTGCCGAAAAAATTACGCCTGGCTTGGTATGGCCAGCCTGAAGGGCTTCTTCCAGGCCACCGGTTGCGCCTTGAGGTTGTGCTCAAACGGCCTCACGGCACTTTGAATCCCGCAGGTTTTCGTTACGAGGACTGGCTATTCCGTAAAGGCTATCGCGCAACGGGTAGCGTACGCAGTGCGGTTCCAGACCCGTCCATATTCTGTACACCCGCGTGCCAGTATCATCGAATTCACGCCCAGTTGGCGAATTGGGTAGACGAACAATTCGCCGATGCCCGCCATCACCCTTTGATTGCCTCATTATTGATAGGCAACCGCGGATACCTGTCTACCGAGCATTGGGACGTTTTTAAAGCAACAGGAACCATTCATCTGGTGGCTATCTCTGGCCTGCATTTGGGCCTGGTTGCTCTGGGTGCCGGGTTTGTTGCGCGCAGGCTGTTGCTGACAGTGTCTTCTTATCGCTTGAGTGAACGCTCTGTGCGCGTGGCCGTGTTTTTTGTGGTGCTGCTGTGCTGCCTACTCTATGCGTTAGCGGCGGGGTTTACGGTGCCAACCCGAAGAGCACTGATTATGGTGGCGGTCGGTAGTTGGTTCCTGCTAAAGGCCCGGCAGGTGTCGGTTTGGCATTCCCTTGTGATAGCTCTTGGGCTGGTTCTTTTGCTTGATCCTCTTGCGCCGCTGGACCAAGGGTTTTGGTTATCTTTTGGCGCAGTTTCTATGCTCATTTGTGTGTTCGCTGGTCGTTTGGGCGGCACAGGTTGGCTGGCCGGCCTGCTTCTCGCCCAAGGCGCAGTATTTGCGGGGCTCTGGCCGATCCTTGAGTTAGTCGGCCAAGGTCAGCCGGTTGCCGGCTTGCTTGCCAATATATTTGCCATCCCCTGGGTTTCTCTGGTTGTGATGCCAGCACTTATTGTTGGCGCGCTTCTGGTTGCGCTGTTTCCGGCGTTGTCGGGCTTGGTTGTGCCGCTTCTTGATGCGGTGCTTGGATGGATGTGGGGTTTTCTTAGTTGGGTTGCCAGTATGAGCTGGCCCAGCCTTGATGGAAGCGCACCAGAGATTGCGGGGTTTGCTGTTTTGATGTTGCTGATTGCGACGATACCTATCCGAGCGTTTCGCGTTGCCGGGATTGCTCTTGTACTGGCGTGGGCCACTGCCGCGAGCTTGCCAGGCGAGTCTGAAAACCCAAGGCTTGTTGGGCCGGAAGTAAGGGTGTGGGATGTTGGCCAAGGGCTCTCAGCCTTAGTGCGGGCGGGCGATGAAGTGTTGCTCTATGACACAGGGCCTGAAGTGAAGGGTGTGTTTTCCTCCGTAGAATCGGTTCTGTTGCCTAACCTGCGGGCCTTGGGTATCAGCCGCATCGACACGCTAGTTATAAGCCATGCCGACAGCGACCACTCTGGCGGGATTGACCTACTTTTGAGGGAATTTGATGTCGGCCGGATCCTGACCGGTGAGCCTGACGCAATTCGTAAGAAGCTCGAGCAGGGCAGTAAGGTGAGTATCCAGAGCTGTGCAGGCGAAGGAATGCTGGGAGGTGAGCTGTCGCTGCACTTTTGGCAGGCCAAAGGTGGCTTTGAGGGCAACGATGCATCTTGTGTTCTAAGTATCCGGCACGAGCCGGCCGCAATGGAATGGATTTTTCCAGGTGATATTAGCGCCCGCATCGAATCCCGCTACCTGAAAGAGTTCGCAAGCCAGTTGCCATCTAGCAAGCCTTATGAGCGTGTTGTTATTGCACCTCACCATGGCAGTAAAACTTCATCCTCTGAAGCTTGGGTCAGCGGGCTTAGCCCGAATTTGGTGATCTACACCGCCGGATACCGACACAGGTATGGCCATCCGCATAAAGACGTAACAGCGCGTTACCAGAGAGTGGGTGCTGAAGCACTCAGTACCGCTTGCTCGGGCGGTGTGGTTATGACATTGGCTGCTGATGGCGCCCTAACAACCCAAGAGGCCCGCCATAACGCGCCCTTCTGGATCAGCGGCCCGGGCCTGACCAGAGATCATTGTAAAATACCGTGA
- a CDS encoding MotA/TolQ/ExbB proton channel family protein gives MFELLKAGGILMVPIVVCSILALAIILERFWSLRASRVSPPQTINELWRWIKKKDLNARKLKALQSSSPLGRVLAGGLMNAKHGREIMKESIEHEASQAIHELERFLNPLGTIATITPLLGLLGTVIGMIKVFAEIQLAGVGDAGNLAGGISEALITTASGLSVAIPALICHRYFIRRVDELVVGMEQEAIKLVEVVHGDREIDVEGA, from the coding sequence GTGTTCGAGTTGTTGAAAGCTGGTGGCATTCTGATGGTGCCAATTGTTGTCTGTTCCATCCTGGCGCTTGCGATCATTTTGGAGCGTTTTTGGAGCCTTCGGGCGTCTCGTGTATCGCCGCCTCAGACCATTAATGAACTTTGGCGCTGGATCAAGAAAAAAGACCTTAACGCCCGTAAGCTGAAGGCATTGCAGAGCTCATCGCCGCTGGGTCGTGTGCTTGCGGGTGGTCTCATGAATGCCAAGCATGGCCGTGAGATCATGAAGGAGAGCATTGAGCACGAGGCCAGCCAGGCTATTCACGAGCTGGAGCGTTTTCTGAACCCGCTGGGCACCATTGCGACCATAACGCCACTGCTTGGTCTTCTGGGCACAGTGATTGGCATGATCAAAGTGTTTGCTGAAATCCAGCTTGCAGGTGTCGGGGATGCGGGCAATCTTGCCGGGGGCATCTCGGAGGCCTTGATTACCACCGCTTCTGGCCTGAGTGTTGCCATTCCAGCGCTGATTTGTCACCGGTATTTTATTCGTCGGGTAGACGAACTGGTGGTGGGCATGGAACAGGAAGCCATCAAGCTGGTTGAAGTTGTACACGGTGACCGTGAAATCGACGTGGAAGGGGCCTAA
- a CDS encoding ExbD/TolR family protein — protein MKFTRQRSQEVGVDLTPLIDVVFLLLIFFMVSTTFTRESHLQVELPEASGEPASASEVKQIDVVINAEGQYILNNNALVNNRRETLERGVSELAEGDYTLPFVITADARTPHEYVVRAMDVAGRLGFSGLSITTEREAESQ, from the coding sequence GTGAAGTTCACACGCCAGAGAAGTCAGGAAGTCGGGGTAGACCTTACGCCACTGATCGATGTGGTTTTCCTGCTGCTGATTTTCTTTATGGTCTCTACGACCTTTACGCGGGAAAGTCATTTGCAAGTGGAATTGCCAGAAGCCAGCGGTGAGCCAGCATCTGCTTCCGAAGTGAAGCAGATAGACGTTGTGATTAACGCGGAAGGCCAGTACATCCTGAACAACAACGCCCTCGTGAATAACCGGCGTGAGACCCTTGAACGGGGTGTGAGTGAGTTGGCTGAAGGTGATTACACTCTGCCATTCGTGATCACTGCCGACGCCCGTACCCCCCATGAGTATGTGGTCAGAGCCATGGACGTCGCGGGTCGTTTGGGTTTTTCCGGGCTGAGCATTACCACAGAACGTGAGGCCGAAAGCCAGTGA
- the msbA gene encoding lipid A export permease/ATP-binding protein MsbA, with amino-acid sequence MSHAGSPPDPKKVQSGDSWETYKRLLAYVKPFWLAFSLAVLGNVIYAAASTGMAAAMEYVIAAIENPTQQNRILLTALIVGIFTFRGVGTFLSQYFISYVGRHVINALRNDVFNRLMTLPSRYFDEHAAGRLVSKLTFNVEQVAEATTNAVTITLREGLTIVGLLSFMLYTNWKLTLIFLAVGPLIGVVVSYASKRFRKISQRIQSSMGDITHVASESIIGYRVVRTFGGEEYEKQRFQKVNDRNLKQSLKMASTQAISIPVIQTLVAVAIAALVWTMLAPEIRGEMTTGQLVAFITAATTMAKPIRQVTSVHSQIQKGVAAAYDVFETIDEVPEQDPGSYAPERVEGNIEFDDVSFRYRDQLDNVLEGISVDIPAGQSLALVGRSGSGKSTMVSLLPRFYEYTGGDIRIDGRSLKDFSLKALRAQIALVTQSVVLFNDSIAANIAYGALRECSQEEIREAAGKAHALEFIDRMPDGLDTMIGDNGVMLSGGQRQRLAIARALLKDAPILILDEATSALDTESERYIQEALETVIQGRTTLVIAHRLSTIENADRILVMDDGRIVESGRHDELIAKNGAYAQLHQMQFSEHS; translated from the coding sequence GTGAGTCATGCAGGATCGCCACCAGACCCGAAGAAAGTCCAATCTGGCGACAGCTGGGAGACATACAAACGCCTGCTGGCTTATGTAAAACCTTTTTGGTTGGCATTTTCTCTCGCGGTTTTAGGCAACGTTATTTACGCGGCTGCCTCCACGGGAATGGCCGCAGCCATGGAGTATGTAATAGCTGCTATTGAAAATCCCACCCAACAAAACCGAATTCTGCTCACTGCCTTAATTGTAGGCATATTCACGTTTCGTGGTGTCGGAACATTTTTGAGTCAGTATTTCATCAGCTATGTCGGTCGGCACGTCATTAACGCGCTCCGCAACGACGTGTTCAACCGTTTGATGACGCTCCCATCCCGTTACTTTGACGAACATGCAGCCGGAAGATTGGTGTCCAAGCTAACCTTCAACGTTGAGCAGGTAGCGGAAGCCACTACGAATGCCGTAACGATTACTCTTAGGGAAGGTCTTACGATTGTCGGCCTGCTCAGTTTCATGCTGTACACCAACTGGAAGCTGACCCTGATTTTCCTAGCTGTTGGGCCTTTGATTGGAGTGGTCGTCAGTTATGCCAGCAAGCGCTTCCGCAAGATCAGTCAACGCATTCAGAGCTCTATGGGCGACATAACCCACGTGGCTTCTGAGTCTATTATCGGGTATCGGGTGGTACGGACGTTTGGTGGCGAAGAATATGAAAAGCAGCGTTTTCAAAAGGTTAACGATCGCAACCTAAAACAAAGCCTTAAGATGGCCTCTACCCAGGCTATCAGTATTCCGGTGATCCAGACTCTGGTGGCGGTGGCCATTGCAGCGCTCGTATGGACCATGCTGGCCCCGGAAATACGAGGCGAGATGACAACAGGCCAGTTGGTCGCGTTTATTACCGCGGCCACCACCATGGCCAAACCCATTCGCCAAGTAACATCCGTCCATTCGCAGATCCAGAAGGGCGTGGCTGCAGCGTACGATGTGTTCGAAACCATTGACGAAGTTCCCGAACAAGATCCGGGCTCCTATGCTCCTGAGCGTGTTGAGGGGAACATTGAATTTGATGACGTGTCGTTCCGTTACCGCGATCAGCTCGACAACGTATTGGAAGGCATCTCCGTCGATATTCCCGCAGGCCAGAGTTTGGCGCTGGTAGGGCGTTCGGGTAGTGGCAAATCGACGATGGTTAGTTTGCTACCCAGGTTCTATGAGTATACCGGTGGCGATATCCGGATTGATGGGCGCTCGCTTAAGGATTTTTCACTGAAAGCACTGCGAGCCCAGATTGCACTGGTTACCCAGAGCGTTGTGCTGTTTAACGATTCGATTGCGGCCAATATAGCCTACGGTGCGCTTCGGGAATGCAGCCAGGAAGAAATACGCGAAGCTGCGGGCAAAGCCCATGCATTGGAGTTTATTGATCGCATGCCGGATGGCCTAGACACCATGATCGGGGATAACGGTGTGATGCTCTCAGGTGGCCAGCGGCAACGGTTGGCGATTGCCAGGGCATTGCTGAAGGATGCGCCCATATTGATTCTGGATGAGGCGACCTCCGCGCTGGATACTGAATCTGAGCGGTACATTCAGGAAGCCCTGGAAACCGTAATTCAAGGCCGGACGACCCTGGTTATCGCCCACCGGCTTTCTACCATCGAAAATGCTGACAGAATTCTGGTTATGGACGATGGCCGCATTGTTGAATCCGGGCGCCATGACGAACTTATTGCCAAGAATGGCGCTTATGCCCAGTTACATCAAATGCAGTTCAGTGAGCACTCATGA